Part of the Shewanella eurypsychrophilus genome is shown below.
GGGTGATAACCAGTTCGCCTACCATATTTATCAGTAGATCTATTTTGTCTATGCTGACACGAATAGAACTGGTTTCGGGTGTTTTAGCCTGTGAGACCGCTTTAGGTTTAGGTGCTTGGCTCGTTGCTATGGCGCCATCAACTTGATTATCTTCACTGTTATTCTGGGCATCTTCGCTCCCTAGCTGCGCTTGAGGAATAGACTCCTCGTCCGTTTGTATGAGAGAGGTCTCATCGTTATCTTGCTCAGCACTGTCATTCACAGCCGGGGTAGAGGAATAACTGATGATGCACTCGTCCTCAACCCATTCAAAAACCTCTTCGAGTCGCTTGAGGGGCTGCTCAGTAATGAGTTCAAGCTGCCAGCTTAAGTAGCATGCTTCTGGATCTATATCTTCAAAATCTGGTGAATTACACTCGGCTAAATTAACGGTTAGCTCACCCAGTTGTCTGAGTTCGTTGAACATCAGAGCGGGGTCGTTACCGCACCTTAAGATATCTATCCCTGCCTGAAAATCGATAGTCCAACGGGTTAGACTCGATGATTCTTCAGTTACCACATCGTCGACAGGCTCAGTTTCTCTAGATGGCTTGTTACCCTTTTCGATCTCAAGGGTAAATTGTTTCTCAAGTTGTTCTAATAACGGATCATTGAAGTCAATTTTTCGCATTAATGCATCAAACATATTGCGTAACAAATCGACTGAAAGCAGTAGCATGTCCTGATGTTCGCTAGTCATCTGTCTACGCCCATCGCGGATCTCATCGAGTAACGTTTCTAGCAGGTGAGTGTATTTAGCGACCTGATTGAAACCAAAGGTCGCGCTACCGCCCTTGATAGAGTGAGCAGCTCGAAAAATGGTATTGATGGCTTCATCATCGGGGTTATTGACGTCGAGATTAAGTAGCTCAGACTCCATGGCGTCTAAGCCTTCGAGGCTCTCTTCGAAGAAAACCTGGCTGAATTGACTGAGATCGATTTCCATATTAAATATCCGTTAGATCCATCTGATGAATTGGATTTTCTAGCCAAGTACTTTACGTACTGTCGCAAGTAATTGGTCTGGGTTGAAAGGCTTTACTATCCAGCCTGTGGCACCAGCAGAACGACCCTCTTGTTTCTTTTCTGTCCCTGACTCAGTGGTCAGCATTAACAGAGGAGTAAACTTATAACTGGGTAAAGTTCGTAAGTTTCTTATCAGAGTTAGGCCGTCCATGATGGGCATGTTGACATCTGAAATGACGAGGTCATATTCACCTTTTTGGGCCACTTTTAAGGCTTCGTCTCCATTACACGCCTCTGTGACGTCGAAGCCTGCTGTTTTCAGAGTGAAGCCGACCATTTGACGCATAGAGGCCGAATCATCAACTGCGAGTATTTTTTTCATAGGACCTTTTCCTCATTCTGATCGGCTTGTTGCTCTGGGTTCGCTAATTCTGAAATAGTAATACCCAGTTTGTTTAAATCAGTTCTAAGTTCCGGCTGACAGTTAAGCCAGTCGATTTTGAAAGAGCGGGATTCGCAAGTTTGGGAGAATAGATAGAGAAGCTGAGCTCCGGCGGTGTCAACCCTAGACAATTCACTGGCATCGATATGCAGTTGCTCGTCATGGGTTAATAACTTTGAAAGTTGTGCGAATATTGGCTGTATATTTCGAATTGTTAATTCAGAATCTAATTTAATTGTATGTTCCGACATTTAAATTTCCTTTGGCTAGCTTTCCTCATCCCTGCAAGATCAAAAGATAGTCGGCAAACTTGAGTATTTCCTCTTTTATTGATATTTTTTTATGATTATTTGATTAAGAAATTAAAGCCGAACTAGATGTAGGTAGAGAACATTTGGGGTTAGATAGTTGTTAGCGGGTATTTTGTCAAATGTGCTTGTTTGTTATTGTATTTTAAGTATTTTAATCAAAATTAAAATTACTGATTTAGAATGGGCAATGAGAAAGGTTAGGGTTAAATTTAGTTACAAATTGGCGGATCTCAAAGAACCTAGGTCCTAGGTTCTAGGACCTCATAATTGGCTATTATGGTTTTAATATCAGCTATCAAGTTTCTATTAGAGATTTGAGGCAGCTTGCCTGGTTCCAAAGACTTAGGCTTAATAATAGCGACTTTTTTGCCGTCTGGTGAGATTAGAGCCATAGATGCACTGTGATCTACCTGGTAGTCCTCCCCGTCACCAATCATGGCATAGACGAAACCTAGATCTCGAGTCAATGGAAAGAGTTGAGAGTGAGGCCCTGTTATGGCAACAAACTCTGGATTGAAGAAGTTCATATAATCTAACAGCTTATTTTGGGTATCTCTTTGAGGATCAACGGAAAGAAAGATGATCTGAACGTCTGCTCCCTCTAATAATTCAGGGTATGCCGCGGTGAGTTTCCCCATCGTTGTCGGGCAGACATCAGGACAAGATGTAAACCCAATGAAAAAAAGACTCCATTTATTATTTAGCTGAGTATTAGTAAACAAATTGCCATGTTGATCTGTGAGAGAGAAAGGTGCCAATGGTTTCGCTATTGGAAACACAAAGCTAGTGGCAAGGTCCAGTTCAGTGTTTTGCATGGAGGTGATGATGGCATTAGTCTGCTTATTTTTTTGAAGCTGAACCGCGGTTACACCGCCGAGGCCGAGCAGGACTAAGCCTAGTAGCGCAACGGCGATTATTCTAAGCTTCTTTGCCATATTGGAAGGCTCCATTTTTAACTTCGAGTTTGTATAGCAGCAACGAACTAATCACTTATATTCTCTGGCTTATACCCAGAGGTAATGATCGACCAAGAGCACAATAAATAAGATCATCAGATGATAGATGGAGAAACGAAATACTTGCATCGCTAGGCCAGGCTTATCATCATATTTAAGCTCCCATGCCTTATAGATGAAGCCGCAGCTTAATATTGTCGAGCCCACGAGGTAGATGGGACCGCACATACCAACAATCACAGGTAATAAGCATGCGATAGCGAGCAACATTGTATAAAGTAAGATGCAGGTTTTGGTGAACTCGATGCCATGGGTGACTGGCAACATAGGGATATCAACTTTGGCATACTCATCTTTTCGATGAATTGCCAGGGCCCAGAAATGCGGCGGTGTCCAGGTGAAGATGATGATCACTAACAGCAGGGCATGACCGTGAAACTCTCCAGTTATCGCTGTCCAGCCAAGGAGTGGTGGCATGGCTCCTGCGAGTCCACCGACGACGATATTTTGTGGTGTAGCACGCTTGAGATAAGCAGTATAGATGATGGCATAACCCACAAGGCTAGCAAAGGTGAGCCAGGCAGTCAGCTCGTTGACTAAGGTGTAGAGTAAGATGAAGCCTAATATTGCTAGGCTAACGGAGAAGATGAGAGCCTTAGCGATAGAGACACGCCCCTTAGGCAAGGGACGATTATAGGTGCGGGCCATCAGGCCATCTATGCGTCGATCTATTAGGTGGTTAAAGGCCGCGGCAGCGCCGGCCATCATACCAATTCCCATCATGCCAATGATTAAGGGCTGTATAGGTACAGACCCAGGTACTGCCAGACACATACCGACTAAAACCGTAAGCAGCATGAGTGCGACCACCTTAGGTTTGGTCATCTCATAATAGGCTCGCCATTGAAGTGACTCGCTGTTGGTCTTAGGCCCAGTGGTTGAAATTGAAAGTGGTTTTGCCATGGCTTTCCCTCGCTTAGGCTTTACGCCCTTAAAATTATTATTTTGCTTAAAACTTAAAACTTAAAACTTAAAACTTTCGCTTTATGCTTTTCGCCACAGGGCG
Proteins encoded:
- a CDS encoding STAS domain-containing protein, with protein sequence MSEHTIKLDSELTIRNIQPIFAQLSKLLTHDEQLHIDASELSRVDTAGAQLLYLFSQTCESRSFKIDWLNCQPELRTDLNKLGITISELANPEQQADQNEEKVL
- a CDS encoding SCO family protein, translating into MAKKLRIIAVALLGLVLLGLGGVTAVQLQKNKQTNAIITSMQNTELDLATSFVFPIAKPLAPFSLTDQHGNLFTNTQLNNKWSLFFIGFTSCPDVCPTTMGKLTAAYPELLEGADVQIIFLSVDPQRDTQNKLLDYMNFFNPEFVAITGPHSQLFPLTRDLGFVYAMIGDGEDYQVDHSASMALISPDGKKVAIIKPKSLEPGKLPQISNRNLIADIKTIIANYEVLEPRT
- a CDS encoding response regulator produces the protein MKKILAVDDSASMRQMVGFTLKTAGFDVTEACNGDEALKVAQKGEYDLVISDVNMPIMDGLTLIRNLRTLPSYKFTPLLMLTTESGTEKKQEGRSAGATGWIVKPFNPDQLLATVRKVLG
- the cyoE gene encoding heme o synthase is translated as MAKPLSISTTGPKTNSESLQWRAYYEMTKPKVVALMLLTVLVGMCLAVPGSVPIQPLIIGMMGIGMMAGAAAAFNHLIDRRIDGLMARTYNRPLPKGRVSIAKALIFSVSLAILGFILLYTLVNELTAWLTFASLVGYAIIYTAYLKRATPQNIVVGGLAGAMPPLLGWTAITGEFHGHALLLVIIIFTWTPPHFWALAIHRKDEYAKVDIPMLPVTHGIEFTKTCILLYTMLLAIACLLPVIVGMCGPIYLVGSTILSCGFIYKAWELKYDDKPGLAMQVFRFSIYHLMILFIVLLVDHYLWV